The following are encoded together in the Candidatus Margulisiibacteriota bacterium genome:
- a CDS encoding glycosyltransferase family 2 protein, with protein sequence MKLSICIVSWNVAELLEKCLVSIKKHPPKCAFEIIVVDNASKDMSPDVVGLFPEAKLIQNTKNLGFSAANNQAIKESCGEYVLFLNPDTEAAPGALDELVSFLDGQSKAAAVAPKLLNPDKSLQRSCMGFPTLGAMAMRQLFIEQLWRGNPYTKKYLMTDLDYDRSSEVDQPMGACLMVRKNVLEQVGTFDERSFMFFDEVDLCYRIKKAGLKIFFTPEAQVIHHGGSSIKKWGVLNLGRHWSRSRNLYFKKHHGTAALAALYFFDLLRALIFLTVGAAIITAAKTAIDIHWEAVRPR encoded by the coding sequence ATGAAATTATCTATCTGCATAGTAAGCTGGAATGTTGCCGAATTGCTCGAAAAATGCCTTGTATCCATAAAAAAACATCCTCCTAAATGCGCTTTTGAGATCATTGTAGTGGACAACGCCTCTAAAGATATGTCACCCGATGTCGTCGGCCTGTTCCCTGAGGCAAAACTGATACAAAACACAAAGAACCTCGGGTTTTCTGCAGCCAACAATCAGGCAATAAAAGAAAGCTGCGGAGAATATGTTCTTTTTCTTAATCCGGACACAGAGGCAGCACCCGGAGCGCTGGACGAACTGGTCTCGTTCCTGGACGGCCAAAGCAAAGCTGCGGCCGTAGCCCCAAAGCTCCTTAACCCGGACAAAAGCCTGCAGCGGTCCTGCATGGGGTTCCCCACCCTGGGGGCTATGGCAATGAGACAGCTGTTCATCGAACAGCTCTGGAGAGGCAACCCTTACACAAAAAAATATCTGATGACAGACCTGGATTATGACAGGTCCTCGGAAGTGGACCAGCCCATGGGCGCCTGTCTTATGGTCAGAAAGAATGTCCTTGAGCAGGTAGGCACCTTTGACGAGCGCAGCTTCATGTTCTTTGACGAAGTCGATCTCTGTTACAGGATAAAAAAGGCGGGACTAAAAATATTCTTTACCCCGGAGGCGCAGGTGATCCACCACGGGGGAAGCTCAATAAAAAAATGGGGGGTCCTTAACCTTGGCAGGCACTGGAGCCGCAGCAGGAACCTCTATTTTAAAAAACATCACGGCACGGCGGCCCTGGCAGCGCTTTACTTTTTTGATCTTTTAAGAGCGCTCATTTTTTTGACCGTCGGCGCGGCAATAATTACTGCAGCAAAGACCGCTATCGATATCCACTGGGAAGCGGTAAGACCAAGATAA
- a CDS encoding prolipoprotein diacylglyceryl transferase yields the protein MHPVLFAVGPVMVYSWGFMVAIAFAAGILVALQRAKKEGISVDTVLDICVQVMLASIIGARLFYVIGFPDEFTSAPLRVLAFWEGGMVFYGGLIFAAAALFYSANKHRLSALKCLDIASLSAAIGYSIGRIGCFLRGCCSGVECSLPWAVRFPGEELFVHPTQLYSSLAGLVLFLVLISIYDRKKYDGQVLIWGAGLYCVYRFLNEFVRDYSNHYLGLTASQWISIAVFAAVIIAAPTVKKMSALKRSKK from the coding sequence ATGCATCCGGTTCTTTTTGCTGTTGGCCCGGTTATGGTGTATTCCTGGGGTTTTATGGTGGCTATTGCATTTGCCGCGGGGATCCTTGTAGCCTTGCAGCGCGCCAAAAAAGAAGGCATATCAGTTGATACCGTTCTGGACATCTGTGTTCAAGTGATGCTGGCAAGCATTATCGGAGCAAGGCTTTTTTATGTGATCGGATTTCCGGATGAGTTTACGAGCGCCCCTCTGAGGGTCCTGGCCTTCTGGGAAGGAGGAATGGTGTTTTACGGCGGTCTGATCTTTGCCGCAGCAGCGCTTTTTTATTCTGCGAACAAGCACCGGCTTTCCGCGCTTAAGTGTCTTGACATAGCTTCGTTATCGGCCGCCATAGGATATTCCATAGGCAGGATAGGGTGCTTTTTGAGGGGCTGTTGTTCGGGGGTTGAATGCAGCCTTCCTTGGGCTGTGCGCTTTCCGGGTGAGGAGCTCTTTGTCCATCCCACTCAGTTGTATTCCTCTTTAGCCGGTCTTGTGCTGTTCCTTGTCCTGATATCAATATATGACAGAAAAAAATACGATGGGCAGGTACTGATATGGGGAGCCGGACTTTATTGTGTTTATCGTTTCCTTAATGAATTTGTCAGGGATTATTCAAACCATTATCTTGGTCTTACCGCTTCCCAGTGGATATCGATAGCGGTCTTTGCTGCAGTAATTATTGCCGCGCCGACGGTCAAAAAAATGAGCGCTCTTAAAAGATCAAAAAAGTAA
- the clpP gene encoding ATP-dependent Clp endopeptidase proteolytic subunit ClpP: protein MTVLPMVIEQTSKGERAYDIYSRLLKERIIFIGGAIDDDIANLIIAQILFLQAEDRDKEAYIYINSPGGVVTAGLAIYDTMQYVQMPISTICVGQAASMGALLLAAGNKGKRFALPNSRVLIHQPLGGAQGQATDIEIQAQEIIKIKGLLNAILAKHTGQSIEKIAKDTDRDFYMSPAEAVKYGLIDEVLEAGKIKRTADTVKGKK from the coding sequence ATGACGGTCCTTCCAATGGTCATAGAACAGACCTCAAAAGGAGAGCGAGCCTACGACATCTATTCCAGGCTTCTAAAGGAAAGGATAATCTTTATCGGGGGCGCCATAGACGATGACATTGCCAACCTGATAATCGCCCAGATACTGTTCCTTCAGGCAGAGGACAGGGACAAAGAGGCTTACATTTACATAAACTCTCCCGGAGGGGTCGTGACGGCAGGGCTGGCGATCTATGACACCATGCAGTATGTGCAGATGCCGATTTCTACCATCTGTGTGGGGCAGGCGGCCAGCATGGGTGCTCTGCTTCTTGCGGCGGGCAACAAAGGCAAAAGGTTTGCCCTTCCCAATTCAAGGGTCCTGATCCATCAGCCGCTTGGAGGCGCCCAGGGGCAGGCAACCGACATCGAGATACAGGCGCAGGAAATAATCAAGATAAAAGGCCTTCTCAATGCTATCCTTGCCAAACATACAGGCCAGAGCATAGAAAAGATAGCAAAAGATACAGACAGGGACTTCTACATGTCCCCGGCAGAAGCGGTCAAGTACGGCCTGATAGACGAAGTCCTTGAAGCGGGCAAAATTAAAAGAACTGCGGATACCGTAAAAGGCAAAAAATAA
- a CDS encoding DUF5665 domain-containing protein, whose protein sequence is MEDKIMDRVARQLEKANFAGYVELLNRPWKLFWMNFLAGTARGLGTAVGMTAVFALVVFILINLLKSFVQVPILGAYIAQLVEFVNAAVNR, encoded by the coding sequence ATGGAAGACAAAATTATGGATAGGGTGGCAAGACAGTTGGAAAAAGCTAATTTTGCCGGATATGTTGAACTTCTTAACCGGCCTTGGAAGCTTTTCTGGATGAATTTTCTTGCCGGGACCGCCAGAGGTCTTGGAACAGCGGTGGGAATGACCGCTGTTTTCGCTCTTGTGGTTTTTATACTGATAAACCTTTTAAAATCATTCGTTCAGGTCCCAATACTCGGCGCCTACATAGCTCAGCTGGTTGAATTTGTCAATGCCGCGGTCAATAGATGA
- the ileS gene encoding isoleucine--tRNA ligase: MAYKDTLNLPQTDFPIKYDHKTREPEILALWEALRLACLDSARHKPLAQGKGQEARKKFILHDGPPYPNGDIHLGHALNKILKDIVVKYKTMRGFDSPFVPGWDCHGLPIETQLLKELSVRRSTLSTIEFRQKCRQYALKYVELQKKEFKRLGIRAEWNNPYLTLNPGYEAGVVELFGKLADKGYIYKALKPIHWCPNCETALAEAEIEYEEDDSHAIFVKFDKFVIWTTTPWTLPSNVAIAVHPEYEYSEIRTGGSNFIVASQLLESAAKKMGWSSYEVVKKYKGSELEGIVCRHPFIDRDSKVVLDQFVTLETGTGCVHIAPGHGDEDYKVGLKYKLPIIMPVDEKGRFTEEVPQFTGVSVWKANQPIIDLLSERGALLGNETLKHPYPHCWRCKKPVIFRATEQWFIAVDHDRLRDRVLEQIKKITWIPGWGQNRIRAMVESRPDWCISRQRSWGIPIPAFYCKGCGSPNFKGAFNKAAAELMKKLGSDAWFDKSPEEILPKGTKCEKCGGQEFTKETDIMDVWLESGSSHYSVLKGSKELSWPADLYLEGSDQHRGWFQTSILTSVAGFKEAAFRSVLTHGFTIDEKGKKMSKSLGNVVDPQKVVDEYGADVLRLWVASTDFRNDMAVSKNILRQINEGFKKIRNTCRFLLSNLPPHPVSDKVELTQLDRYALLRLAQVIKRVEKAYEEFELHIVYHTLYDYCVSDLSTFYLDIVKDRLYCDSRDSKRRISCQYVMEKILDSMVSMMSPILGFTAQDLLLARGKDGTDQVFPEVEPGWLDTALEERWEKVLEVRAKAYKEVEELRAQKKVSQFLQCDIMVSGAEKDLRPLREVEMELADIFLVSSVSLREGESFSVSAVPTQSKKCQRCWRYVNGVGEGGICLRCQEAVK, from the coding sequence ATGGCTTATAAAGATACTTTGAACCTTCCCCAGACGGATTTCCCCATCAAGTATGACCATAAGACCAGGGAGCCGGAGATACTTGCCTTATGGGAAGCCCTTCGACTCGCTTGCCTCGATTCCGCTCGGCACAAGCCGCTCGCTCAGGGTAAGGGTCAAGAAGCAAGGAAGAAGTTCATTCTTCATGACGGACCTCCGTACCCCAACGGCGATATTCACCTGGGCCATGCTCTCAACAAGATACTCAAGGACATTGTTGTCAAATACAAGACGATGCGCGGATTTGATTCGCCTTTTGTTCCCGGCTGGGACTGCCACGGGCTTCCGATAGAAACCCAGCTTTTAAAAGAGCTCTCTGTCAGAAGATCGACCCTGTCCACTATAGAGTTCCGCCAGAAGTGCAGGCAGTACGCTCTCAAATATGTAGAGCTCCAGAAAAAGGAGTTCAAAAGGCTGGGGATCCGTGCCGAGTGGAACAACCCTTATCTTACTCTAAACCCCGGATATGAAGCCGGTGTCGTGGAACTATTCGGAAAACTTGCGGACAAAGGCTATATCTACAAAGCGCTTAAACCTATACACTGGTGCCCCAATTGCGAGACTGCTCTGGCAGAAGCCGAAATAGAATATGAGGAGGATGATTCCCACGCGATCTTTGTCAAGTTTGACAAATTCGTGATCTGGACCACGACCCCGTGGACGCTTCCGTCCAATGTGGCCATAGCGGTGCACCCGGAGTACGAATACAGCGAGATCAGGACCGGCGGCAGCAATTTTATAGTGGCATCGCAGCTGCTTGAGTCCGCTGCCAAAAAGATGGGTTGGAGCAGTTATGAAGTTGTCAAAAAGTACAAAGGCTCGGAGTTGGAAGGGATCGTCTGCCGGCATCCGTTCATTGACAGGGATTCAAAAGTGGTCCTTGACCAGTTCGTTACCCTTGAAACAGGCACAGGCTGCGTCCATATAGCTCCAGGGCACGGGGACGAAGACTACAAGGTGGGGCTCAAATACAAACTTCCTATTATTATGCCGGTTGACGAAAAGGGGCGCTTTACCGAAGAAGTCCCTCAATTTACCGGGGTCAGTGTTTGGAAAGCAAACCAGCCGATAATAGACCTGCTTAGTGAAAGAGGCGCTTTGCTTGGGAATGAAACGCTAAAACACCCGTATCCGCACTGCTGGAGATGCAAAAAGCCTGTCATCTTCCGCGCCACCGAACAGTGGTTCATCGCTGTCGACCACGACCGCTTAAGGGACCGCGTGCTTGAGCAGATAAAAAAGATCACCTGGATCCCCGGCTGGGGGCAGAACAGGATAAGGGCAATGGTGGAATCCCGCCCGGATTGGTGTATCTCAAGGCAGAGATCCTGGGGCATTCCGATACCGGCCTTTTATTGCAAGGGCTGCGGCTCCCCGAACTTTAAAGGAGCTTTTAACAAAGCCGCGGCAGAACTGATGAAGAAGCTGGGTAGCGATGCCTGGTTCGATAAAAGCCCCGAAGAGATCCTTCCCAAAGGGACCAAATGCGAAAAATGCGGCGGCCAAGAGTTCACAAAGGAAACCGACATTATGGATGTTTGGCTGGAATCAGGGTCCTCACATTATTCCGTGCTAAAGGGTTCAAAAGAGCTTTCCTGGCCTGCTGACCTGTATCTGGAGGGCTCAGACCAGCACAGAGGCTGGTTCCAGACCTCGATACTTACCTCGGTGGCAGGTTTTAAGGAAGCCGCCTTTAGATCCGTCCTAACCCACGGATTTACGATAGACGAAAAAGGCAAAAAGATGAGCAAATCTCTGGGCAATGTGGTCGACCCCCAAAAAGTGGTAGATGAGTACGGCGCGGATGTTCTGCGCCTGTGGGTGGCCTCGACCGATTTCCGCAATGACATGGCCGTTTCAAAGAACATTCTAAGACAGATAAACGAAGGCTTTAAAAAGATAAGGAACACCTGCAGGTTCCTTTTGAGCAACCTTCCGCCTCATCCGGTATCAGACAAAGTAGAACTGACCCAACTGGACAGATACGCTTTGTTGCGTCTTGCACAGGTCATAAAGAGAGTGGAGAAGGCCTACGAGGAATTTGAGCTCCACATCGTTTACCATACTCTCTATGATTACTGCGTCAGTGACCTGTCGACCTTTTATCTTGACATTGTAAAGGACCGGCTCTATTGCGACAGCAGGGATTCCAAGAGAAGGATCTCCTGTCAGTATGTTATGGAAAAGATCCTGGATTCCATGGTGTCCATGATGTCCCCGATACTTGGTTTTACCGCGCAGGACCTTCTTCTTGCCCGCGGCAAAGACGGCACAGACCAGGTCTTTCCGGAGGTTGAGCCGGGCTGGCTTGATACGGCACTTGAAGAAAGATGGGAAAAGGTTCTTGAGGTGCGTGCAAAGGCTTATAAGGAAGTGGAAGAACTGAGGGCTCAGAAAAAAGTCAGCCAGTTCCTTCAATGCGATATAATGGTAAGCGGAGCGGAAAAAGACCTGCGGCCGCTGAGAGAAGTTGAGATGGAGCTTGCCGACATATTCCTGGTTTCTTCGGTATCGCTTCGGGAGGGAGAAAGCTTTTCTGTGTCTGCGGTCCCGACTCAGAGCAAAAAATGCCAGAGGTGCTGGCGCTATGTAAACGGGGTAGGAGAAGGCGGCATCTGCTTAAGGTGCCAGGAAGCCGTAAAATAA
- the lon gene encoding endopeptidase La, whose product MEKAEKTPPAKPPVEWKDELPLIPLRNMVVFPQMIVPLFIGRSKSVKALEDTIEKERLIVFASQRSEDIEEPSPKDICSIGTLAEVVQMVALPDGTTKVLVEGVARVKIEDFTQDDPYYKVKISRLPEETDVSVEIEALVRVVIKNFENYVKLNKRIPSETLMSIINVENPGRLADLVASYLTLKVEEKQQILEAVPVIKRLKKLSEMLAKEIEVLEVEKKLQGKVKKQIDRVQKEYYLKEKLKAIQDELGVEDEDASPEIGEYRKKLEAAKLPDEVKEKAKKELERLSKMPSMVAEATVIRTYLDWIIDLPWKKKTKSRIDIAEVEKILNEDHFGLDKVKERILEYFAVLERTGKMAGTILCLAGPPGVGKTSVGKSIARAIGRKFARISLGGVRDEAEIRGHRRTYVGSMPGRIIQSVAKVKVNNPVFLLDEIDKLGNDFRGDPAAALLEVLDPEQNKEFSDHYLEVAFDLSDVFFITTANTIEPIPRPLRDRMEIIEMSGYTEEEKLGIAKDHLLPKALGKHGLSKDLISFEDKTLLKIIREYTREAGVRNLERTIDTVLRKAATAMVKRKKDEAKHIKPEDLKEYLGPSRHSFGIAEEKDQVGAVTGLVWTEVGGDTIPIEVTVMNGKGSLTLTGMLGDVMQESAKAAMSFVRSRASALGLEENFYRKVDIHVHVPEGAVPKDGPSAGITMATALTSALTGIPVKREVAMTGEITLRGRVLPIGGLKEKLLAAKRAGIKTVVFPCENTKDLEEIKKQFKGDLKMDFVPAKHMDDVLKTALTKVPKGILEHKEDQVRSELNISFESEKEEERPSKARRHEIDPPSVHGQMLA is encoded by the coding sequence ATGGAAAAGGCCGAAAAAACCCCTCCAGCCAAGCCCCCGGTAGAGTGGAAGGACGAACTTCCTCTCATCCCGCTCCGGAACATGGTGGTCTTTCCCCAGATGATAGTCCCTCTCTTTATAGGCCGCAGCAAATCCGTAAAGGCGCTCGAGGACACGATAGAAAAGGAACGCCTTATTGTGTTCGCATCGCAGAGGTCCGAAGATATAGAAGAACCATCCCCGAAGGATATCTGCTCTATAGGTACCCTGGCTGAGGTGGTCCAGATGGTGGCACTTCCCGATGGCACCACAAAAGTGCTTGTTGAGGGGGTCGCAAGAGTAAAGATAGAGGATTTTACGCAGGACGACCCGTACTACAAGGTCAAGATATCGCGCCTGCCCGAAGAAACGGATGTTTCTGTCGAAATAGAAGCGCTGGTCCGGGTGGTGATAAAGAATTTTGAGAACTATGTAAAATTGAACAAGCGTATACCTTCTGAAACCCTGATGTCCATAATCAATGTGGAAAACCCCGGCCGTCTGGCTGACCTGGTGGCATCGTATCTGACCTTAAAGGTGGAAGAAAAGCAGCAGATCCTTGAAGCGGTGCCTGTGATCAAGAGGTTGAAAAAGCTTTCCGAAATGCTCGCAAAAGAGATAGAGGTGCTTGAGGTAGAAAAAAAACTTCAGGGCAAGGTGAAGAAGCAGATAGACAGGGTCCAGAAAGAATATTATCTTAAAGAAAAACTCAAGGCGATCCAGGACGAACTGGGGGTTGAGGACGAGGACGCCTCGCCCGAGATAGGGGAGTACAGGAAAAAGCTGGAGGCCGCAAAACTGCCGGATGAGGTAAAAGAAAAGGCAAAAAAAGAACTCGAGAGGCTTTCCAAGATGCCCTCAATGGTGGCCGAGGCAACCGTCATCCGCACATACCTTGACTGGATAATAGACCTGCCGTGGAAGAAGAAGACAAAAAGCAGGATCGATATCGCTGAAGTTGAAAAGATACTTAACGAAGATCATTTTGGCCTGGACAAGGTAAAAGAGAGGATCCTTGAATATTTTGCCGTGTTGGAGCGTACGGGAAAGATGGCCGGCACCATTCTTTGTCTGGCGGGGCCTCCGGGGGTCGGCAAGACATCAGTGGGAAAATCGATAGCAAGGGCCATAGGGAGAAAGTTCGCCCGCATTTCTTTGGGCGGTGTCAGGGACGAGGCCGAGATAAGGGGCCACCGCAGGACCTATGTGGGTTCCATGCCGGGAAGGATAATCCAGTCCGTTGCAAAGGTAAAGGTAAATAACCCTGTTTTTCTTCTGGACGAAATTGACAAACTGGGCAATGATTTCAGGGGAGACCCTGCCGCAGCGCTACTGGAAGTGCTTGATCCCGAGCAGAACAAAGAGTTTTCTGACCACTATCTTGAAGTGGCCTTTGACCTGTCGGATGTGTTCTTTATTACCACGGCCAACACGATAGAGCCCATCCCCAGGCCGCTGCGCGACAGGATGGAGATAATAGAGATGAGCGGCTATACAGAAGAGGAAAAACTCGGCATAGCCAAGGACCACTTGCTGCCCAAAGCCCTGGGGAAGCACGGTCTTTCTAAAGACCTCATCAGTTTTGAGGACAAGACCCTTCTCAAGATAATACGCGAGTATACAAGGGAGGCCGGTGTCAGGAATCTGGAAAGGACGATCGATACGGTCCTGCGCAAGGCAGCCACCGCAATGGTAAAGAGAAAAAAGGACGAAGCAAAACACATCAAGCCGGAGGACCTAAAAGAATATCTGGGGCCCTCCAGGCATTCCTTCGGCATTGCCGAAGAAAAGGACCAGGTGGGTGCGGTTACCGGGCTGGTGTGGACCGAAGTGGGAGGGGACACGATACCGATAGAGGTCACCGTTATGAACGGCAAGGGCAGCCTGACACTTACGGGAATGCTGGGCGATGTGATGCAGGAGAGCGCAAAGGCCGCGATGAGCTTTGTGCGGTCCAGGGCCAGCGCTCTCGGGCTTGAAGAGAATTTTTACAGAAAAGTTGACATACATGTGCATGTGCCGGAAGGCGCGGTCCCCAAAGACGGTCCGTCCGCCGGCATCACCATGGCAACCGCGCTTACTTCGGCTCTTACCGGGATCCCCGTCAAAAGAGAGGTGGCCATGACCGGGGAGATAACTCTGCGCGGAAGGGTCCTTCCGATAGGAGGGTTAAAAGAAAAACTCCTGGCGGCAAAAAGAGCCGGGATAAAAACGGTGGTTTTTCCTTGCGAGAACACCAAAGACCTTGAAGAGATAAAAAAGCAGTTCAAAGGCGACCTTAAGATGGACTTTGTACCGGCAAAGCACATGGACGATGTTCTCAAAACCGCTTTGACCAAGGTGCCAAAAGGGATACTGGAACACAAGGAGGACCAGGTAAGGAGCGAGCTTAACATCTCCTTTGAAAGCGAAAAAGAAGAAGAAAGGCCGTCAAAGGCAAGAAGGCACGAAATCGACCCCCCTTCGGTCCACGGGCAGATGCTGGCCTGA
- the lspA gene encoding signal peptidase II: MMRPYYLIAALAILADQTAKALVLALMKPGQSFPLVQNILHLTYVRNTGAAFGMFQGSNALLIGAAALAALFLLYAMRRIPQEKVYYRVGLILVLSGSAGNIIDRVFRGFVVDMIDFRFFPVFNLADVCINLGVATIVAAYIIGKSMQKHARVSQ, translated from the coding sequence ATGATGAGGCCGTATTATCTTATTGCGGCGCTGGCGATCCTTGCCGATCAGACCGCAAAAGCCCTTGTTCTGGCACTAATGAAGCCCGGCCAGAGCTTTCCCCTTGTGCAAAATATTCTTCATCTCACCTATGTAAGGAATACGGGAGCTGCTTTCGGGATGTTCCAGGGAAGCAATGCTCTGCTGATAGGGGCAGCGGCTTTAGCGGCGCTGTTCCTCCTGTATGCGATGAGGCGGATTCCTCAGGAAAAGGTCTATTACAGGGTTGGACTTATCCTTGTGCTCTCCGGGAGCGCGGGCAATATTATTGACAGGGTCTTCAGGGGATTTGTGGTTGACATGATAGATTTCAGGTTCTTTCCTGTTTTCAATCTTGCGGATGTCTGTATAAATCTGGGCGTGGCCACGATAGTCGCGGCTTATATCATAGGAAAGAGCATGCAAAAACATGCGCGGGTAAGTCAGTAA
- the ahcY gene encoding adenosylhomocysteinase — MADYKIKDIGLADFGRREVEIAEHEMPGLMSIRQEYAPKKPLKGVRIMGSLHMTIQTAVLIETLTALGADVRWASCNIYSTQDHAAAVIAKNGVPVFAWKGETLEDFWWCTEQALTFPGGKGPQLIVDDGGDANLMMHKGYAAEKDPSILDMPSSSEDEAELKKALKRIQSSSPGKWSGAVKEWVGVSEETTTGVHRLYQMLEKGELLVPSINVNDSVTKSKFDNLYGCRESLGDGLKRAMDVMFAGKVAVICGYGDVGKGSCQSLRGLGARVIVTEIDPICALQAAMEGYEVTTVEDTLGTADIYVTATGNRDVITIEHMKRMKDQAIICNIGHFDHEIQVAELEAYKGIKKVNIKPQVDKYIFPDGKELFLLAEGRLVNLGCATGHPSFVMSNSFTNQVLAQIDLWKNRGKYKVGVYRLPKRLDEEVARLHLEKIGVKMTRMSKEQADYIGVPVEGPFKPEHYRY, encoded by the coding sequence ATGGCGGATTACAAGATAAAAGACATTGGCCTGGCGGATTTTGGAAGGCGGGAGGTTGAAATAGCAGAGCACGAAATGCCCGGTCTGATGTCTATCCGGCAGGAATACGCGCCCAAAAAACCGCTCAAGGGCGTGCGCATTATGGGTTCGCTGCACATGACCATCCAGACAGCCGTTCTGATAGAGACCCTTACGGCTCTCGGCGCGGATGTAAGATGGGCAAGCTGTAACATCTACTCTACACAGGACCACGCGGCCGCTGTTATAGCAAAGAACGGCGTGCCTGTCTTTGCCTGGAAGGGGGAGACCCTGGAAGACTTCTGGTGGTGTACCGAACAGGCCCTTACTTTTCCCGGGGGCAAGGGGCCGCAGCTTATAGTGGATGACGGCGGAGATGCCAACCTTATGATGCACAAAGGCTATGCCGCAGAAAAAGACCCCTCCATTCTTGATATGCCATCGTCAAGCGAGGATGAGGCAGAGCTGAAAAAAGCGCTGAAACGCATTCAAAGCTCATCTCCCGGTAAATGGTCCGGCGCAGTAAAAGAATGGGTCGGAGTATCCGAGGAAACCACCACAGGAGTACACAGGCTTTATCAGATGCTTGAAAAAGGAGAACTGCTGGTCCCGTCAATAAATGTCAACGATTCGGTGACCAAATCGAAATTCGATAATCTATACGGATGCAGGGAGTCTCTCGGAGACGGCCTAAAGAGGGCTATGGATGTGATGTTTGCCGGAAAGGTGGCTGTTATATGCGGCTACGGGGATGTCGGTAAGGGCTCCTGCCAGTCCCTACGAGGCCTTGGCGCAAGGGTAATAGTGACGGAGATCGATCCTATCTGCGCTCTGCAGGCTGCAATGGAAGGATATGAGGTTACGACGGTGGAAGATACCCTGGGGACAGCGGATATCTATGTTACGGCCACGGGCAACCGCGATGTGATAACCATAGAGCACATGAAAAGAATGAAGGACCAGGCCATCATCTGCAATATCGGGCATTTTGACCACGAGATACAGGTGGCAGAACTGGAAGCATATAAGGGCATCAAGAAGGTCAACATCAAGCCTCAGGTGGACAAATACATTTTTCCTGACGGCAAAGAGCTCTTTCTGCTTGCTGAAGGAAGGTTGGTAAACCTGGGATGCGCCACGGGGCATCCTTCCTTTGTCATGTCCAACTCTTTCACCAACCAGGTGCTGGCGCAGATAGACCTGTGGAAGAACAGGGGTAAATACAAAGTCGGGGTCTACAGGCTTCCAAAAAGGCTTGACGAAGAGGTTGCCCGCCTGCATCTGGAAAAGATCGGCGTAAAAATGACCAGGATGTCCAAGGAACAGGCCGACTACATAGGGGTCCCGGTAGAAGGCCCTTTTAAGCCGGAACACTACAGGTACTGA